The sequence AGTTGACAAACCAAGCCCAACTGACGATAACTAATAAGCTGTTGGCTGTTAACTTGTATATCAGACGCGGGTAGGATGCCCCACAGTTGCGAAAACTGGAAATCCCTAAGGCGCTGCTATGGGTACTAGAAAAATTAAGAATTTTTGCTTATACAATAATCGCCAAACATTAACCTAACTGTTAACTGATAGCTGCGTAACAGCTATTTTACCTGAAAAACATACATCTACATCGCTACCAGGGCTTCTTTCTCGACTGGCGTATTCTCCAACATAATAAAATTTATCGCCTTCGGTACGATAATTAACTGGAAGCGGTTTGTTACAGGGACGACAAAAAACTATTTCTGGTTCCTCTGCTTCTGGTGGAAGATGGGGTAAATTAATATTCCAGAAATTTCCTGCTGGTAAAGGGCGATTAAATAAGTCCGCTAAAAGTTTAGTTGTCCACTTGATTGAGTTGTCCCAGTTATATTCAACTCCTTTCTTTTTATATTGAGAGATTGCTATTCCTTGAATACCGTGCATGGCTGCTTCTCTTACCGCAGC comes from Rivularia sp. PCC 7116 and encodes:
- the surE gene encoding 5'/3'-nucleotidase SurE, producing the protein MSLILTNDDGIDAPGIQALLNAVEKSAISPYYLSKIIIAAPQGHLSGCGHQVTTATALTLQRRSENAYAIAGTPADCVRLSIAHICPEVKWVLSGINAGGNMGVDSYISGTVAAVREAAMHGIQGIAISQYKKKGVEYNWDNSIKWTTKLLADLFNRPLPAGNFWNINLPHLPPEAEEPEIVFCRPCNKPLPVNYRTEGDKFYYVGEYASRERSPGSDVDVCFSGKIAVTQLSVNS